Proteins encoded by one window of Microbacterium testaceum:
- the aroA gene encoding 3-phosphoshikimate 1-carboxyvinyltransferase, with amino-acid sequence MTPLGYSPSAATPRGEWDAPVSDGPLDATVTVPGSKSLTNRELILAAIADGPGTLHGPLHSDDSARMVDALRVLGVGIDEVDTGSPFGPDLLVTPPSSFLGDGTIDCGQAGTVMRFIAPVAGFARGDVHVTAHESALHRPMGAMIHALRDVGVDIDDGGHWALPFSVRGHGHVRGGEVEIDASQSSQFVSGLLLAAARFDVGLHLRHVGSRLPSIPHIDMTVEALAHRAVHVERPAPGEWIVPAGPVRAKDVAIEPDLSNASPFLAAAMVTGGSVTVTGWPLHSTQPGALLVDILAEMGARVSRRGGALTVAAGDDGILGVDLDLSAAGELAPTLFGLAAFADGPTTLHGIGHIRGHETDRISALVGNLRSLGGEAHELDDGIRIVPRPLVGGEWKAHHDHRLATTGALIGLRVPGVRIDDIGTTAKTLPQFAALWQAMLRAPRV; translated from the coding sequence ATGACTCCCCTCGGGTATTCCCCTTCCGCCGCCACTCCCCGCGGTGAGTGGGACGCGCCCGTGTCCGACGGCCCCCTGGATGCCACGGTCACCGTGCCGGGTTCGAAGTCGCTGACCAATCGCGAACTGATCCTCGCCGCGATCGCCGACGGCCCCGGCACGCTGCACGGACCGCTGCACTCCGACGATTCCGCGCGCATGGTCGACGCGTTGCGCGTCCTCGGCGTCGGGATCGACGAGGTCGACACCGGCTCGCCGTTCGGCCCCGACCTGCTGGTGACCCCTCCGTCCTCGTTCTTGGGCGACGGCACGATCGACTGCGGCCAGGCCGGAACCGTCATGCGGTTCATCGCCCCCGTGGCGGGCTTCGCCCGTGGCGACGTGCACGTCACCGCCCACGAGAGCGCGCTGCACCGTCCGATGGGCGCCATGATCCACGCCCTGCGCGACGTCGGTGTCGACATCGACGACGGTGGCCACTGGGCCCTGCCGTTCTCGGTGCGCGGGCACGGACACGTGCGCGGCGGCGAAGTCGAGATCGATGCGAGTCAGTCGAGCCAGTTCGTCTCGGGGCTGCTGCTCGCGGCCGCACGCTTCGACGTGGGGCTTCACCTGCGTCACGTCGGCTCGCGCCTGCCCAGCATCCCGCACATCGACATGACCGTCGAAGCCCTCGCCCACCGCGCCGTGCACGTCGAACGCCCCGCTCCCGGCGAGTGGATCGTGCCGGCCGGCCCCGTGCGCGCGAAGGACGTGGCGATCGAACCCGATCTCTCCAACGCCTCGCCGTTCCTCGCCGCGGCGATGGTCACGGGCGGCTCCGTCACCGTCACGGGCTGGCCGTTGCACAGCACTCAGCCGGGCGCTCTGCTCGTCGACATCCTCGCCGAGATGGGAGCCCGCGTCAGCCGTCGCGGCGGCGCCCTCACCGTGGCCGCCGGAGACGACGGCATCCTGGGTGTCGATCTCGACCTGTCCGCGGCGGGCGAGCTGGCGCCGACTTTATTCGGCCTGGCGGCGTTCGCCGACGGCCCCACCACGCTCCACGGGATCGGGCACATCCGCGGTCATGAGACCGATCGCATCAGCGCCCTCGTCGGAAACCTCCGCTCGCTCGGCGGCGAGGCCCACGAGCTCGACGACGGCATCCGCATCGTGCCGCGGCCTCTCGTCGGCGGCGAGTGGAAGGCCCACCACGACCACCGTCTCGCCACCACCGGCGCCCTGATCGGTCTGCGTGTTCCCGGCGTGCGGATCGACGACATCGGAACCACCGCCAAGACCCTCCCCCAGTTCGCGGCGCTGTGGCAGGCGATGCTGCGCGCTCCCCGCGTGTGA